The proteins below come from a single Mustela erminea isolate mMusErm1 chromosome 14, mMusErm1.Pri, whole genome shotgun sequence genomic window:
- the DYDC2 gene encoding LOW QUALITY PROTEIN: DPY30 domain-containing protein 2 (The sequence of the model RefSeq protein was modified relative to this genomic sequence to represent the inferred CDS: substituted 1 base at 1 genomic stop codon), translated as MSQRSIASNLTIAQLAGSLEPPWGPPGCVIISSLLKGRDLWAHRMETDYLKRCFGNCLSQALAEVAKVRPSDPIEYLGHWLYHYRKTVKAKEEESQRESQLKEEQGNSLKETAMTEMLNQEECHIQQKCEKCDKPLTSVASSTKKTAFIQENTKPLEKDALKQEALPGTSNMIPGMPQXSPSPESSVQTGNCVKTPQEINSQALQHEIATQMHPGSKSPS; from the exons ATGTCACAGAGGAGTATAGCTTCCAACCTCACAATAGCACAGCTTGCTGGGTCCTTAGAGCCCCCCTGGGGACCTCCTGGTTGCGTAATTATATCCTCCCTACTCAAGGGTAGAGATTTGTGG GCCCACAGGATGGAAACTGACTACCTGAAGAGGTGCTTCGGAAATTGCCTGAGCCAGGCACTGGCAGAGGTGGCGAAGGTTCGGCCCAGTGACCCCATAGAGTACCTGGGTCACTGGCTTTATCATTACAGGAAAACCGTTAAAGCAAAagaagag gaGAGCCAACGGGAGAGCCAGTTGAAGGAAGAACAGGGTAATAGCCTCAAAGAAACCGCAATGACAGAAATGCTGAACCAAGAAGAATGTCACATTCAACAGAAGTGTGAAAAGTGTGACAAG ccaCTGACATCTGTAGCTAGTTCCACAAAGAAGACCGCATTCATACAAGAGAACACAAAACCCCTTGAGAAGGATGCCTTGAAGCAGGAAGCTCTGCCAGGTACTTCCAATATGATTCCAGGAATGCCTCAATAGAGTCCCTCTCCAGAGTCTTCTGTCCAGACTGGCAACTGTGTCAAAACTCCCCAAGAAATAAATTCCCAGGCTCTTCAGCATGAAATTGCTACTCAAATGCATCCTGGTTCCAAATCTCCTTCTTAA